CCACTACCTTGCCCGCGCCGTAGGCCGCGCCCTCGGCTAGGTCTAGACCGAAGGGCATCTTGACGTAATCCACGGCGTCCGCACCGATTAGGCCTCTGAAAAGCACACCGAGAAACAGGAAGGCAATGGCATACATCGTGAACGGCTTGATCGCCCAGTTGACAAAGAGCGTGAGCCCGACCGGCTTGACATTCTTTCCCGCTTTGAGCACCTCGGCGAAATCGATCTTCACCATGATGGGATACATCATAAAAAAGAGGCAAATCGCGATGGGGATGGAAACCACTGGTGCGCCGCCAACGTAGATGGCCATGCCGTCCAGCGCTTCAGCCAGCTGCGGAGCGAGGCGGCCCAGCAGGATGCCGCCCGCTATGCAGAGCAGCACCCATGCAGTCAGGTAGCGCTCAAAGGCGCTCAATTCCCCTTTCTTCTTCGATTCGTTTCCCGTTCCGTTCGCGGCTTTCTCTCGCACATCGTGCCTCATCTATGTCCCTCTCAGAATGTCCAAAGGAAGTAGAACCCGACTGCTATTAGAAGCAAACCAGCAACCCTGCGGATAAGCGACTCCGCTCCGCGAATCTTCAGTGCCACTGCCCCCAGGGAAGAAACACCCAGCATGAGAGCGGTTAGCGGCACGGCGAAACCCAGTGCGTAGGCGAGGAGGACGCCCGCCATGAAGAGGGTGGCGCCCTGGAGCACGGCTGCTCCGAGAACAATGTAAATCCCGGGGTTGCAGGCCAGTGAGCAGACGCTCACCGCGCCTCCGGCAACGAGGCCGAAGAGAATCGAACCGAGTATCCCCTTATCCCAGATGCGTCCCAACCGCCGCTCGCGATGAGGCAGCCGGAACGGAAGCAGGTTCATCGCTCCCAGGCCCATCACAATGGCCACGACGCCCGCAAAAAGCTTCCAGTACCTTCCGAGAGTATTCTGGGCGGCCTGTCCGATGCACGCCGCGACCGCGCCCAGGATCACCAGCGCAAGAACGGCGCCCAGGAGAAAGCCCACAGCCAGAAGGCACCTTGCACGCCTGTCGCGGCCCTCATCCACTCCTGCGTAGCCCACGATGACCCCGAGCACTGGAAGGGTGCAGCACAGGCTGACGACAGCGCTCAACAGGCCGAGCAGGAACGCCAGGGGGATGCCAAGAAGCCCGACGCCCGCCCGGTCAAATGCTGCGCCCGCCCAGCCGGCGAGCGCCCGAAGCGTGTCCATCGTAGTTCTTCTCTACTTGCAGCTGGACTTAGCAGCGCCGCCGCCGCAACATCCGCCGGACGACACAGGTCGAGACGACGCCACAACGGCCTTCAACAGGGCAGCCTTGCTGATCTTGTCGCCTGAGAGGACGGTTGAGCCTCGTCCCTTATACATCGTAATGATCGCCGGAGTCCCGATCCGTCCGGCCAAGCGGGAATAGTCTTGCGAGGCGTCGCTCAGCAGAAACGTCTTTATTCGTATTCCGCGCGACGACACAGCTATTGTCGCCTCACCAAGCTCGTGCTCTATCCTCGCCATCTCGGCGTCATCTTCCGTCGGCAACACGACGAAAACAGCCTCAGTGTCAGCAGCGGCCGTGTTAAGCTGCGCCATCGAATTCAGGGCGCCCCATTCGCTGGACGTTTGCGAGGCCTGCCCCGGCTTGGGCTCGCTTACCTGGTCAAGCGTTGACGAGTAGTTGGCCTGACCCTCTTGGGCTTCTGTCGCCCCAGTTACAGAGAGACGGGCCGCCACAACGCCGACGGCGACGAGCAGCACAATGCCGCAGATGACAAACTTCATTCGCCTTCCAGAAGCGGGTCTCTGACAGCTGCATTCTGGCCCGCAGCTTTCCGCGGCGCCCTTCGATTCATCCTTTTCTTCTTCGCTCATCGTTCGTTCTTCCTTTCTTTTCTTGGTTTTAAGCGATCACCATCACACACAATTACAGCATCCGGGAGCACATTTCGGTTTGCGGGCCTTTATGTCGGCGGAGCGGACATACTCCTCGACGCCGCTGCCGGGGAACCAGCCCTTGATAGACTCCCGGCTTTCATCCTTGACCTCAACGCTCACATCTGAGAATCCGGCCTCAAGAAGCATTCGCTCAACTTCCGAGACGGATGCCGCCCCTGCTACGCAGCCGCAGTAGGCGTCAAGATTCTGCTTCACGTCGTCCGGGAGTTGCCCGACTGCCACCACGTCGGAGACTGCCAGACGACCGCCCTTGCGCAGTACCCGAAACGCGTCGCGGAAGACCTGAGGCTTGTCCGGCGAGAGGTTGATAACGCAATTGGAGATGATGACATCTGCCGACTCGTCGGACACCGGGAGATGCTCGATTTCCCCGAGCCTGAACTCCACGTTCCGGTAATCGCCCTTTCTCGCGTTCGCACTCGCCTTGCTCACCATCTCTGCCGTCATATCAATCCCAATGACCTTGCCCCTCTCACCAACCTGTTTCGCAGCCAGAAAACAATCGAGCCCACCCCCGCTGCCAAGATCGACAACGGTCTCGCCAGGCCTGAGCTCCGCTATCGCCTGGGGATTGCCGCAGCCGAGGCCCATGTTGGCGCCCTCTGGCGCTGCGCCCATCTCCTCCGGCGTGTAGCCTATCTTGGCAGATACATCCTCGGCATTCGTCGAGACGGCAGAACAGGAAGCATCTCCGCAACAGCAGCCTCGGTCCGTTGTGGCGACGTCAGCGTAGCGTTCCCGCACCTGATCGCGAATGTCCTCGTGCTTTTCTCTTCTCATGTCTCATCTCCTTCACTTGCGTTATGATTGCAGCCGCGCGAGCGCCCCCGATGGGGCCGACCTGCTAGGCCACCGTCTGTCACAGCATCGAGGCATTCGCCCGATGTTCGAATGCCTCCTTGTTCAAACCAGCCATTGAAGAAATCAATCAGACCTTGCACGGTCGAGAAATCGACCGAGCACTCAACCTTCTGGCCCCGTCTCTTCATCTGGATCAGCCCGGCGTTCCGCAGTTCCTTCAGATGATGAGAGACGGTAGAGGGTGAGATATTCATATCCTGCGCAATCTCACCAACGCACGCGCAGAGCTCGTCTTCTCTAGAATTGCCCGCAGCATTGAAGGCTGAGACGACTCGGATGAGGACTTGCAGTCGGCTCGGGCTCGACAGCGCCTTGAACACGCCTGCGATAGTGTTAAGTTGGTCATTTCGATTGTTCGACATATCTCTAATATATCACCCCGCAAAACAGCCTATCAACACCATATTTACCAAGAGTGACATACCACCCTTTGACCCGGCCAAGTTAGACCGTCCAGAGACCAACCGCCTCTCACGGAGCGGCATAGATGAGATAGACACCGCCAAGCAGCACTAGAATGCCGCACACCTTCTTGAGGATCACGGAGCCCTTAGACCTTTCGTTCCAGTTTAGGTAGCGCTGGACGAGTTCCGTGCTGGTTCCTGCGACAACTATCACGGAGCAGTGGCCCAGACCATATATCAAGAGGAGAAGAACCCCATATAGTGTGTTTGTGGAGGCCAACTTGAACGTGACGCCCAGCATTGGGGCCATGTAGGCGAACGTGCACGGGCCAAGAGCGACCCCGAAGACCAGCCCCAGAATGAATGCGCCCCAAAGCCCTTTCTGTTTCATCCTCACTTGTCCGGGACCCGACCACGGCATCGGAATGACGCCGAGTAGATGTAGGCCGACCGCGAAGAAGATGAGTGCCACAAAGTAGTTGCCAAAGCGACCCACGTCGCCCAAAACTCGCCCCGCCGCTCCCGTAATCGCCCCGATAGCCCCTATGGTGATCAGGATGCCTAGGGCAAAGAGCGTCGAGATACTAAATGCACGCCTCGTCGAGATTCTCCCCTGCTGATTGACGAACCCAACGATTAGCGGAATGCTGCTTAAATGGCACGGGCTAAGAAGGATGCTGAGCACACCCCATAAAAACGCCGCAGAAAGTCCCACAACGGGCGTCCCCTCAACCCAGCGGGACAAATGCGCTAAAACGCTCTCCAAAGCCATCCCTCCGTTACGCTACGGGTGAGACCGTCTTCGCATGAAGCCGGTGTAGCTCGCTTGGGTAGAGAGTAAATGGGTGCTTTGCACTTCTTCTGTCAGTCAAACTTAATCCCCAGTTCCTTCCATTTTTTGAGAATGTCATCCTTCCCAAAGAAGCCCTGGTGTCGATACAGCTCCTTCCCCTCGGCGTCGTAGAATATCTGCGTCGGGATCACTCGTATTCCGTAGCGCCTCGCCTCGGCCCTGTTCTCCCAGACGTCGATGACGATCACGTCGAACTTCCCCTTATACTCTTTCCGCAGCTCCTCGAGTATTGGCGCCATCAACTTGCAGGGGATGCACTTCCCCGCCCCCAGGTCAACCAGTCGCGGTAGGTGCTTAACGGGACCTGGTGCGGTCGCGCTACCGCCTTTATCGACGCCTGATGCTTTCGGGGTCTTATCACCCTGTCCCTTGAGGTAGATCGCCCCAACAACAGCGGCCAGCAGTGCGACCACGATGGCCACCTTGATGCCGAGCGTGGGTCGCTTTGTGTCAAACTGTGATCTCGATTCCATTCTCGCTATCCTAATTTATTCACGCTTGCCAGAAGCCCTCCGGATCATGAGAGGAGCGACTTGATCTGCTCCACCGAAAGCACCTTGCCAGAAGCCTTTACCTCACCATCGACAGCCAGCGCCGGCGTCATCATCACCCCGAACTCCATGATCCTCTTTATGTCAGTGATCTTCTCAATCGTGTAAGCTACGCCCAGCTCCCTCGCCGCTGCCTCGGCATTCTCAGCTAGTTTCTTGCACTTTGGGCAGCCGCCGCCCAGAATCTGCAATCTCTTCATCAAGCGTCTCCTATTTGAAAAACGTTCCAAAAACCACACCAGAAACTGTAGCCATTACGACCACAAGTAAGACGTAAACAACCGTTTTCTTCGTGCCCATAATGCTGCGGATGACCAGCATATTCGGTAAAGAGAGAGCAGGTCCCGCAAGAAGCAGCGCAAGCGCCGGGCCCTTGCCCATCCCTGCGCCTATCAGCCCCTGGACTATCGGGACCTCCGTCAACGTCGCAAAATACATGAAAGCCCCCGCGATTGATGCTAAGAGGTTGGCCACAAATGTGTTGCCGCCAACGGCAGAAGTCACCCACGCGGACGGGATCAGCCCCTCATGGTTCGGCCGGCCGAGCAGAGCGCCCGCAACCAGCACCCCAAAAAAGAGCAGAGGCAAGATCTGCTTGGCAAATCCCCAGGTGCTAGTGAACCACTCCTTTGGCTCGCCTTGGCTTGATGCTGTAATCACACACAGGCCAACGACACCGGCCGCGAACGCCAACATTGGAGCAGCAGGGAACAGAAGACCGAGCACTACCGCTGGCGCAGCAGCCGCGAGCGCCTTCCACCACTTCACGCCCAACCAGACGATCAAGATACCGCCAAACGCCGCAGCAAAAGCCCCAGTAATGAGCCACTTGACGGCATAGACTGCGTGCCAGAAGCCGGTTTCCTCCCCTGGCGCGCCCCAGTTGGCAAAGACTAATACGCCGATCATCGTCGCGAAATAGACGCCATTCTGCCAAAGCGGCCTCGTCACTTGAGGTTCCGGCATGGCCGCCCGGGCAGTCTGCCTCGCGTGCTCTTCCTTTCTGAAGATCAAGTGCATAAGGAGCCCAATTATCACGCTGAATAGCACCGCCCCCACCGCGCGAGCGATACCGATCTCGATCCCAAGAACCCGGGCCGTCAGCGCAATGGCCAGAACGTTGATAGCCGGCCCTGAGTATAAGAATGCACAGGCCGGGCCCAGCCCGGCACCCATCCTGTATATCCCCGCAAACAATGGGAGAACGGTGCAGGAGCAGACCGCAAGCACCGACCCAGAAACCGAGGCGACGCCATACGCCAGAAACTTATTCGCCCGCGCGCCGAGATACTTCACGACCGAAGCTTGGCTTATGAAAACAGAGATGCCTCCTGCGATAAAGAAGGCGGGAATGAGGCACAATAGCACGTGGTCCCGCGCGTAGGACTTCAAAAGCAGCAGCGCCTCGAAGATCGCGTTGTCGAAACGCGGCTGCCCAACCGGGAGGTAGAAAAAGCCGAGGAACACGGCCGTGAATATAAGAAGGACTTTTATCTCTTTCCTAATGTCCATAGCATTTCCGTCTTCGGCGATCCTGTTTGGCGGGTTTTCCGCCCACAACCATCCTCGGCAAACCACACGAGCAGCGCCCTCACCGCAAAAGCGCCAGCTGCTCCTCAGCGTTCGACCTCATCACAGACTCCACGCATTCAAAGAACTTGAGCACGCACGGGCACTTCAGCCGATAGAAGACCTGCTGGCCGACCTTCTCATCGTGGACGATGCCCACAGCCTTGAGAACGGAGAGGTGCTTCGACACGGTGGACATATCGGCGCCGATCATCTTCGTCAGCTCGCAGACGCACTTCTTCCCACCTTGTAGCTGATCCACGATAAAAAGCCGCGTCGGATGCGAAAGCGCCTTAATAATGCCCGCCCTTGCCTCGTATCTGGCCTTGGTCTTGGGACTCATCGCTGCCTCCCTCATATCAGGATTCCGTTATTTGTCTATTTGGCAATATACCCACATAACCAACCAACCGCGAGGATTGTTCCGGGCTCACCAATGAGGAGGATTAATACGGACTACGCCTCGCGGCCACCACGCCGAGCGATTCCCAGCCGCGGCTTATCTCCAGAGAAACATCCGCTGGAGGAACTTAATGATGTAGGCCGGCCTGAAGTAGAACCGCACAAACGCCTCCTCCCTTAGCTTCTCGAGCGCCGCTTTCGAGACGTGCTTGTGGTGCATGACAGGTGTGTAGGAAGTGAACTTGGTGAAGTCCTTCTCGAAAACCTCATCCTTGACGCTGTCGTAGAACTCTGTGCCGGGATAGGGCGTCAACACGTTGAACGAGGCAACGTGCGTGTTGAGCTTGCGGGCGTATCTTGCCGTCTCCCTCATGTCCTCAGCCGTGGAGTTGGGCAGCCCAAACAGATAGAACGCGGTAACCCGGATGCCGAGCTTGTCGCAGTGTTTGACGAGCGCAAGCTGCCTGTCCTTCCGAAGTGATTCGCGGCCAGTGCCAGCGAGCGTCTTGGGATTTACGACCTCGATACCAACGTTGACGGACCTGAGTCCCGCCTTGTAGAGCAGATCGAGCAGCTCCCTGTCCAGGTGGCCAAGATGCGTCTCGCAGCCCCACCGAACGTCGATATGCCGGCGCAATATCTCCTCCGCTATCTGGCGAGGCCTGTCTTTTGCCCACGTGAACAAGGGGTCCCTGAAGAGGAGGCCTCGCGTGCCGTATTCATTGACGTTGCGCTCGATCTCATCGACCGTGTTCTCGACCGACCTCGCTCGCCACTTGTAGGCCGCACGATAGGCGCAGTAGCTGCACTTGTATGGGCAGCCTCGGCTGGAAAGGATCGGCAGAAATGGCCTCGCCTTGATGTTTGGGTAATACGAGTATCGCTTCCGCGGGAAGATGGACCAGTCCGGAAACGGAAGTTCGTCAAGGTCATCGATCGGCCGCGATTCTATGACGCCAGAGAGCTCCCCGAGGTCAGCAATTCTGTAGCCGAAATCCTCTGGCTCACCCTTGACCACGAAGTCGGCGTGCTCAAGATACATGTCGGGCATCGCTCCTGAAAACGGGCCGACGAAGCCGACCTTAGCGTGCAGCTGCTTCCGCAACCTATCCGCCTGCGCAAGCTCGTGATAGACGTCAACTATCGACGAGTGAAGCAGGACGACGTCTGCCGAATCTGGAAGGTCCTCCTGATAGAATCCTACCTCGTGGCCTGACTGTCTGAAGATGGCCGCCAAGTAGCCAAATCGCGTAAGTGGCAGCTTGATCCCAGTCTTCTTCGCCCTCTGTAAAAACCTGGCCCTGAGCGAATTCCCGACTGAGAATGCTGTGCCATAGCCGCCCGCCCAGTCCTTGTAGATGAGGTTCCCCCCATCGCTCGGAACGTCAACTAAGGCGATGTTCATACAGCAGAGTCTCCCCATTTGTAGGGTGCCGACCGTCATAAACACAGAATTGAACCAAAAGCATAACGCATATTGCCTCGGCCACAAAGCCTTCGCTTGATCTCGCCAGGTGCCGCCTTTCCTGCACATCCTGTTCTTAGCGTTAGCGTTGTGAGACGCTGTCTGCAGAAGGAGAGAGAAGTCGCCGGAACGTCCAACATGACTGGCTGAACTCAAGCCAGGTGGTCGAGGAGTTTTCGTAATCACTCGATTTGGGCGCTTTGATGCTCGCAGTCAGGGCTTGGATTAGGGGTCATGCGCTACAAAACCTCAGCAATCTGAGAATCGGCGTTGATGGAATTCGACGGCATTGCCTGAATGCCCCGAAGGGGCATAATTTGAGTAGCCGCAGGTGCAACCTGCGGATCGAAATGCGCGACAACCGAGAAATCCCCTCGCCATCCGCCAATCGCAAAGCGATTGGCGGATGGCGAGGGGAGCTAGGAGCAGTGTCGTCGGCTAGATACCCCGCGTTT
This bacterium DNA region includes the following protein-coding sequences:
- a CDS encoding radical SAM protein, with protein sequence MNIALVDVPSDGGNLIYKDWAGGYGTAFSVGNSLRARFLQRAKKTGIKLPLTRFGYLAAIFRQSGHEVGFYQEDLPDSADVVLLHSSIVDVYHELAQADRLRKQLHAKVGFVGPFSGAMPDMYLEHADFVVKGEPEDFGYRIADLGELSGVIESRPIDDLDELPFPDWSIFPRKRYSYYPNIKARPFLPILSSRGCPYKCSYCAYRAAYKWRARSVENTVDEIERNVNEYGTRGLLFRDPLFTWAKDRPRQIAEEILRRHIDVRWGCETHLGHLDRELLDLLYKAGLRSVNVGIEVVNPKTLAGTGRESLRKDRQLALVKHCDKLGIRVTAFYLFGLPNSTAEDMRETARYARKLNTHVASFNVLTPYPGTEFYDSVKDEVFEKDFTKFTSYTPVMHHKHVSKAALEKLREEAFVRFYFRPAYIIKFLQRMFLWR
- a CDS encoding cytochrome c biogenesis protein CcdA, whose translation is MESVLAHLSRWVEGTPVVGLSAAFLWGVLSILLSPCHLSSIPLIVGFVNQQGRISTRRAFSISTLFALGILITIGAIGAITGAAGRVLGDVGRFGNYFVALIFFAVGLHLLGVIPMPWSGPGQVRMKQKGLWGAFILGLVFGVALGPCTFAYMAPMLGVTFKLASTNTLYGVLLLLIYGLGHCSVIVVAGTSTELVQRYLNWNERSKGSVILKKVCGILVLLGGVYLIYAAP
- a CDS encoding cytochrome c biogenesis protein CcdA, translating into MDTLRALAGWAGAAFDRAGVGLLGIPLAFLLGLLSAVVSLCCTLPVLGVIVGYAGVDEGRDRRARCLLAVGFLLGAVLALVILGAVAACIGQAAQNTLGRYWKLFAGVVAIVMGLGAMNLLPFRLPHRERRLGRIWDKGILGSILFGLVAGGAVSVCSLACNPGIYIVLGAAVLQGATLFMAGVLLAYALGFAVPLTALMLGVSSLGAVALKIRGAESLIRRVAGLLLIAVGFYFLWTF
- a CDS encoding metalloregulator ArsR/SmtB family transcription factor; protein product: MSNNRNDQLNTIAGVFKALSSPSRLQVLIRVVSAFNAAGNSREDELCACVGEIAQDMNISPSTVSHHLKELRNAGLIQMKRRGQKVECSVDFSTVQGLIDFFNGWFEQGGIRTSGECLDAVTDGGLAGRPHRGRSRGCNHNASEGDET
- a CDS encoding metalloregulator ArsR/SmtB family transcription factor, with the protein product MSPKTKARYEARAGIIKALSHPTRLFIVDQLQGGKKCVCELTKMIGADMSTVSKHLSVLKAVGIVHDEKVGQQVFYRLKCPCVLKFFECVESVMRSNAEEQLALLR
- a CDS encoding permease, with the protein product MDIRKEIKVLLIFTAVFLGFFYLPVGQPRFDNAIFEALLLLKSYARDHVLLCLIPAFFIAGGISVFISQASVVKYLGARANKFLAYGVASVSGSVLAVCSCTVLPLFAGIYRMGAGLGPACAFLYSGPAINVLAIALTARVLGIEIGIARAVGAVLFSVIIGLLMHLIFRKEEHARQTARAAMPEPQVTRPLWQNGVYFATMIGVLVFANWGAPGEETGFWHAVYAVKWLITGAFAAAFGGILIVWLGVKWWKALAAAAPAVVLGLLFPAAPMLAFAAGVVGLCVITASSQGEPKEWFTSTWGFAKQILPLLFFGVLVAGALLGRPNHEGLIPSAWVTSAVGGNTFVANLLASIAGAFMYFATLTEVPIVQGLIGAGMGKGPALALLLAGPALSLPNMLVIRSIMGTKKTVVYVLLVVVMATVSGVVFGTFFK
- a CDS encoding thioredoxin family protein translates to MESRSQFDTKRPTLGIKVAIVVALLAAVVGAIYLKGQGDKTPKASGVDKGGSATAPGPVKHLPRLVDLGAGKCIPCKLMAPILEELRKEYKGKFDVIVIDVWENRAEARRYGIRVIPTQIFYDAEGKELYRHQGFFGKDDILKKWKELGIKFD
- a CDS encoding thioredoxin family protein, whose amino-acid sequence is MKRLQILGGGCPKCKKLAENAEAAARELGVAYTIEKITDIKRIMEFGVMMTPALAVDGEVKASGKVLSVEQIKSLLS
- a CDS encoding arsenite methyltransferase, producing the protein MRREKHEDIRDQVRERYADVATTDRGCCCGDASCSAVSTNAEDVSAKIGYTPEEMGAAPEGANMGLGCGNPQAIAELRPGETVVDLGSGGGLDCFLAAKQVGERGKVIGIDMTAEMVSKASANARKGDYRNVEFRLGEIEHLPVSDESADVIISNCVINLSPDKPQVFRDAFRVLRKGGRLAVSDVVAVGQLPDDVKQNLDAYCGCVAGAASVSEVERMLLEAGFSDVSVEVKDESRESIKGWFPGSGVEEYVRSADIKARKPKCAPGCCNCV